The DNA window GGCAGGTGTCAGCCATAGCAGTCTGCTGACCTTCTGGTCACTTTGGTTCttccattgcagtgctgcctttTGGCTCTGCTAACTGTGACCCCTTGGGCTGCCAGCCCACAGCAATGCATGGGGTCGTTGTCACCAAAGCACAGGACCCAGCCCTGGGTTTTGTTGGAGTTCATTCCATTGGCCTCAGCACATCCAGATGCCCCTGGAGGACCctcctaccctcaggcagataAGTTCCAACTTGGCGCCGTCTTCATCATCCAGGAAGGAGGTATTCAGCCTTTCAACAACTGCTAAGACGTGCCAGTGGCAGCTCTTATCCTTATGGTGGGTAGCAGGGCTTGAAGCGTCCTGTGCTTCTGCAGATGGAATTGCAAACACCCTCAGGGTTGGAAATCCCTCTgtgcagggcagccctggagGGCTCTGCAGTCCTACAGCTCCTCTCCCTGGAGATGGAGGGATGGGACCAGCTGTGCAGAGGAGCACAGACAGAGGCCACTccaacagctgctgctccctgcccactCCCAGGGCACGAGGTACAGAAGATGGCAGCTGTGGCTCCAGTCCTACCCCAGGACTTGCTTTCTGCCCTAACAGGATCTTCTGTCACATAAAGCAGTGCCaccccagcagccccactcTGCCCCAGGCAACACGAAGCTCTGAGGAACCTGGAGGACAGATTGTAACAAGCTTTTCCCAGCACGAGGAGTGGTCAGAttttgctcagctctgcagctacCATCTCCCAAAGTCACAGACCTACTGCAAAGAGTGATAGCACAAGGGCTGCAGAATGGGTTGTAGTAATTGCTCTAGATGTCACCAAACAGCAGCACGCGTTCAGCCCCATCAAGGTGCCAGGACTGCTTTGCCAGCCCACAGGGACCACAGCATGAGATCCTCGTGTGAAGCCAACAGCGAATGAGCAGCACAAGGAATGCAGGAGGGTTTTAGCAGCGCTGCCTGAGCAACACGATTCCTCTCTGCTATGCCAGCAACTGCGTGACTGCTGCAGGTGCCAGCCAAGAATAGCAAATGTAATGCCACACATTCACTGCTCAGCCCTACAGGATCTCATCAGCACCAGTAAATCCAAAGCTAGTGAGACCTCGCTGGTGTTTATCACTCAGCTTTGCAAGAAATATACAGGCATTGAATGTGAAAATGCTGTTCTAATGGAGCTGGATTAGCATTCAGAAGTGGCTGGGCCTCTttcccaaaaaaacaaacacattttacaCTGAAACACTGTAATTTTACTGAACAACTGTTTAATGTAACGATCTGCTGTTCCTACATCTGTACAACATTGTACAAAATATAaccaaaaaacatttcagccCCATATAAATGTTGCACTGGCTGTCTGAGGACCCAGTGGCTTTAAGACTCTCCTATTCTCTGAGATGCTGTCACAGAAACTGTCGTGGTGCCAAAGCTCCAAGGCACTGTGTGGTCACCAGCACGTTTTGGCTTTCCAGTCTCATTCTCCATTCAGTGATGGAATCCTCCAGCCATAGCAGAGGACCTTTGGTTGTACTTCGTACTTCTGGTCAAACATGAAAGATTTTTAACCTCTTTTAGCATTAAGCAGTAATACTCTAGGGATGCCACGAGGCAGGGACAGCTACGTTTCAAAGGTGACGTGAACgtggcagctcagcactgccacatCCTTTTTTGTAGCTGATCTGCTCACGCAGATACAACTGGGTCTAGATTTCCATTCATTCTTGTCCACCCACTTTCACTGCCAGTAGCACAGGCTCATGTTGCCCTGTCTGAGAATTGCTCTTACACAGATaaagccagcagccccagcagtgaGAGGTGAGATGGTCTCACACCTGTCTTCTCCACGCAAAGTCTCATTTTGGCCAATTGTTTTTCCCTCTCATCTTCTGAGTTTCGGAAGCttctcatttgtattttaaaggtCGTAGAAGAAAATCAGGATCACACAATTCCCAAAGCTTTTCCCCACCGTTTTGACTACGATGCAGCATCCTGTTCAAAATGCAACTACTGGATCTGAAAAAGCACTCAGACTATATTGCACATCTGAAAACAGACACGTAGCCTTTGTGCAGGGCCAGTGCTCAGAGAAAACCTTGTTCACACTGGAGTGCAGAGGAGGTTTCAGGAAGGTCCTGTCACAGGCAGGAGTCTGAAAGTAAGAAGAGAAGTAACTCAGCAGGGGAACAGGCTGACAGGCATACTAGAAGGGCACCCTCAAATGTTGGAGGGTCAAAAGGACCAGCATCTGAGATTTATTTGACCCATTTCTCCATTCATACAATCTCACCAAAGCATCCTGACCTACATACAGAAACATGTCTCAAACTGAAGGATATTTCATGATGTACTGAGTGAACTGCCCATGAAATGTGTCCATAAGTCCATTCACCCTCGGCCAATGGCACTCATTCTGCACCCACATCAGGACCCTTGTTGACTCTGGCCAACTTAGAGTCACTTTCCCCTTCTCATTGCCTTTGCTCAACCAACCccagcttctctctctctgtttcacCTTCCTACCACCCAAGTCTTCTCTCCTGCATCTCTTCACTGTAGAGAAATCTAACATAGATACTACCTTATTAAATGAAGTCTGGATGTTTATTCCTAAAAGATTTGCTCAATGTCAATCCAAACTGCTGCACTCATGAGGAAatcaagtatttttctttctccacatttgcctttccatttctgtttcactttgaCCACTCTGTAGGTTAATTAAAAGTTCCATAAAGCAGTCCAGACACATTCTGCATCTCAGGATACTGCTCCTATCAATACATACACCTGTATGGCTGCTATTTTTAAGGCGTCCTGACACAACAACGTTTACCTTGACACCACACGATGAAAGAAAGGGACGCTTAAAGACCATTACCTTTAACAATGAGGGAGGCTTTGCTGAAAGCATGGCCCAAATCATTGGTGGCTTCAACCATGTAGTCACCTTCATCAGCCTTGGAAGCACCGAAGATCACCAGGGAGCAGACACCAAAGTTGTTTGTGCCAAAGTAGCAAGGATTGTTGGAGAGGTCTCTGCCATCTTTGTACCACGTGATTTTGGGGGGTGGGTGGCCTCCAACCGCACAGCTCATGCGGCACTCGGTGCCAGCGATCACCACGTGAGGCTTCAGGGGGACGAGGAATCGTGGAGGCTGGTTCTGATTTACTCCCTTGTACCTCTGTGGTCTGACTTGAACGTCAGCTggtggaagaaggaaaaaagcctcGTACAACATGGCACACAATCACTCAGGCGCTGCTTCATGGGGATGGAAGTCAGAGCAAAGGATTGGCTCAAAAGCACGGCAATTAACGTCTGGCATTCTGCACCTCCTCGTCTGAGATGCAGCACACCTGTGGATTGTAATTGCTGTTCCTTCTCAAACTGGCCAGAGTGTAACTTGCAGCCACAAACATTAGTTTCTGCAAAATTCAAGCCCTAGATGTTGCTGGGAATGAGTATCACAAATTACCTGACATGGCAGGAAACAAAGGCCTGCAACAACAACCATGGAGAAATGATAATCCTTCCCTACCAAAATGGAATTTCTTAGGGTGTTCTCTATGCACTCTCATTTTGGGCAACTAAATGCTTACAGGAGGAGGGACCTATTCCAGTGTGGTAGAAACAAGGAACACAGCACAACAACAACATCACACAGATGGCTATCTGTAAAAGCATTTTACCCTTTTGTTTTCGAATTCTCCAAGGCTGCGCAGTGTCGGATGGACGACTGGATCCCAAGTAATTTTTTGCCACCACCCTGAAGTAGTAATCCCTGCCTGGGATCACACTGGTGTACGTGAACTTGTTGGTGTAGATCAGGTCACCCACCACGTGCCACATGCCCTTCTGTGATTCGCGTTTCATGACTGTGTAGTAGAGATTGCTTTCCCATTTCTCAGATGTTGATGGCTCCCAGGTTACTGTCACTATATTTGGCACATTCTCTCTCAGTTCAATAGGTCCAGGTGGTTGTGGGATATCTGTcagatgaaaacaagcaatataGGAGATGCAGGAAAAGCTTCAAGTCCATCACGTATTTCACGATTGAGCTTTTGGGAGACACCCTGGTCATCAGATGGGACAAAATTGGATTCCTTCTCCAGATGCACAAGCTTGTTTGTTACTAACTGAGCTTCTGCTGCATTAGACCAAACTGCTGGGGCTCCTTCCCTTCTTGTGGATAAAGGTAAGAGAGCTGAACTCAGTCCACTGCCTACCACATATTCACCTGTAAGTCCATtatgcacacaaacacagaaatgcaggTGATAGTTACCCGTAACTTGAACTCGGAAGCtgaatgtttctcttttccctgtCCCACTCGTGAGCTCGACAGTATAGATGCCACTGTCAGTGAACTCAGCTGCTTTAATCAGCAGCTGGGAGGTACCATCCTGGGTGCTTATTTTAGCACGGCTTGGAAGAGAAGCTCCATCCTTTAACCAGGTCAACACAGAATCTGGAGGTGCCTGTGAAGAATAACTCTGGTTACAGCACAGGTGCTTCGCCTCCAAATGACAGTTCTGTTACCTCATTAAAATGCACCCCTACATGACACAGCTAAGGGTTGCATTGGAATATCAGAGCTTGGCTCTAAGAGCCCTCGATACAGAGCTGCTCAAGAGTTTCTCAGTACAGGTACAGCTGTCAAACAAGGTTTACTAGATCAAAACCAACAGACATCAGTAGTTAAtgttttctactttaaaaaacatttgcttgtttctgaaataaagaaaaatgtcctTAAGTGCTTATTTCTATTTCTCCATCTTTGGGCTCTACATTCCAAAAGAGCAGCTGAGTTGGAGCAGGGTCAGCAGTACGCACACTTTACCTTCCACACTCCTCCTGATATCCCAGACTTCACCTGTCTTGTTCCAACCTTAAGTCACAGCACATTGGATTTCTGTAAGTGACAACTTATGCCCTGCTGTGCAGGAAGACAAACGCAGTCAAGAGAATGTTGCTAGAAATGCTACCCCCAAAGGCtttctgagggagctggagatCAGTTCCAGATGGTGGTAACTCTGAGATGGTTGGATGGAGAGCATTCCAAGCACTTTATTTGCTGGGGTTGCTGAATGACTATAAATCTCATAAACCATGAATGTCAAGAGTGACAgctgaattcttttttcctgttttcctcatGCAGAAAGCATAGGCAGCACAGGCAGATTAAAGGATTTGCCCAGTGTCTTgtacacatggaaaaaaaaaaaggatttcaatCTGAAAACTTACCTCAAAAGGAATATTCACTCGAATGGCATTTCCTGCTTTTATAAgcaggaaatttttcactgttttgtctATTATGAACCtgggaaaaactggaaaagacagTGATTACTGTAAACAGTTTTATGTTATGACAAAATCATCAGCTGACAACTCAGGTGCATGTGCTAGCATTTCCAACAGCTTGTCTGCAGGCTGTTGATAAAGACAGCAGTACAGTAGAAAAAAAGTTCCTTGATTCACTAGCAAAGTTCTTTGCTAATCACTGCACCTTtcatgttttattgttttttaccTAGCACTCTAATTAAATAAGAGGAAAGGATGTTCAGCTACGTTCACTACAGTGTTTGCATACATCTGATGTCTCAGCCATGGAAAAAACTATGGCATGCTTCACCCCCTCACACGGATGATCCTCTGTGTAAAATGACACGAATGCAAAAAGAAATTGCAATGGACACTTATGGGGAGCTGGACTAAGAGCACTTCTTGATGCTCTCAAAAATTCTTTGTGCTTTGAGGGATCTTGAAGAGGAATAAAAGCTGATGTGGAGACTTACCAACGGGACGAACGACTTCAGTGAAAGCTTCAAGCTCTGTGGCTTCTCCTGGGCCACAGTCATTGATGGCTCTCACACGTAGGAAGTACGTCTCCTTGGTTTGCAGGCCTTTAATTTTGTAAGTGGTCGTTTCTATAGGAAAAATGTTGCATTTGGTCCAGCTGAGGCTGTTGGCAGACCGCATCTCCACGTCGTAGCCTTTCGCACCACTTCCCTCTTCTGCTTCAGGTACGTTCCAGGTCAAGGtgacactgctgctgtcactgatgGCCATCTTAAGGTCCCTCACTTTACCTGGAGGTTCTGAAAAGGGAAATTTCATTTAATCTGTTATTCTGGTATATGTGTACCCTCTTTTCAGTCACTTCCTGAGATCCCCAACATTCTTGCAGTGCATTGGATCTCCACTCTGCACAGGGCATCCTCCATATCCTGACTTCAACATCACACGGGAAATCCTTCCATTCCTCTCTCATGCAGACAGCGCACACTCAGCCATGAAACATTCCCCATTTGTTATCTTCACATACTTCTACATAGCACTGAAAACACTGCCTCCTCAGTAACATCCCAGTCTCCATTCAGGTACTCCCAAGACAGAAGGATGGTGGCAGTTCACTTACTTGTGGAGTCCCGAGCAAAGGCAGCTTGTGATGGTGCACTGATATCTCCCATACCAGAAGCATTGACAGCTGCCACACAAAATTCATATTGCAGACCCTTCTTGAGATCAGTTACTTTCAGCTTCTTGtctgcagacagaaaatgagaacGTTGGCTTGAGTGAGCAGTTCCCCAAGCAGAAAACAGTGAGACAATGTTGTACTTTTAATCCATGCAGAACAGTAGACTGAATCCTCAGGAGTAAAGTACAAATGCAGTCCCAAGTTCCCTTGTCTTCTCCTATCCTAGAGCATGCACACTTCTGAGGCACATTCATTGTATTctattccaaagaaaatattctttgagAGCTATTAAGCTACAGACAGGacaacattgcttttccttaTAGGATAATCCTAAACTCTTCCATATCAGAGAAGAGCCTAGCCTGCACCTGATGGATATAACAGCACATGCTACCTTCTGATCTCAACACAGATGagctctcagccttttttcaAGCCTTTCAAACTCATTCCAGGGTTTGAGTGAGCCACCCACCTGCTATGGGCACGCTGTTGACTGGCACCCAGGTCACGCTGCCCATCTTGCGTTTCTGAACGATGTACCCCGAAATTCGGGAGCTCCCAGATTTCCGAGGTGCTTTCCAGGATATTGTGATGGTGTCTTTGCTGACACCAACGATCTCGGGAGGATCTGGGGCACCAGGTGTAGCTAAGAAAGACATCAATGTTTTATTATTAGAATGCTTCTAGTGAAAGATATGGAAATACACCTGCTGGATCATTTCTTCCAGGTTTCTCCAATGTATTTATGTGGGTGTGTTTTGAAAATCTGACTGAGACCACTCTGATCACTTCcatgccctcctctggacccactctaaGAAGCCCACATCTCTCCAGCACTGGGAGCCCCAGAGCTGCCCTTGACCTACTGACCACACTCTTTTTTATGCAGCCCAGGCTATGATTGCCAAGCCCAGATTTGTGTGAACACTTCACAACCATGACTCAGGTTTAAATGTGTAGCAATATCCAAAACACAAGCAGTTTTCTTGACGTGAAACTCTGATAATGAATTTCCCATAGGGTTTTGGGCCACCATCACAACAAGTTATTCCTCACCTTTACTGATTGTCACCACCTCATTTGATTCCAGTGCATCGCTGCTTCCCTCTGCATTCACAGCTCTCACTCTGAAGTAGTAACTCATGTCCTGTTCCACTTTGCTGGTAGTGAACGTGGTGCAGCTCCTGGGGGTTTCTCCCAGAGTCACCCAGTCACTCTTGCCCACCTGCTGTTTCTCAATAATATAGTTTTGTACTGGTTTGCCCCCATCATCTTTCGGGGGATTCCACTGAATGGTGACATCATTGGCAGAGCTTTCTACAATTTTCAGGGGTCCTGCAGGTCGCTGTGGCTTGTCTGAAAGATAAACACAAGCAGCTCAGTTCCAGATCCAGATGCATTCCCAGGCTTGGAGCAGACAGTCTCGCTCACCAGCAGAGACTCAGTTTCTGATGGTACATATGCCTACTCACAGATTGAAATCCAGGCACTTAAGCTGTCTCTTCAAATGTCCACTCTCCTAATTTTGATAAGGGAGGAAGCCAGGCCCTTGCTCCACGGGCTGACTGTTCTCATAAGCATTGCACTAAGAGTACAGACATTTGTGGCAGGATTGAATTTGACCTTGATGTTGTGTCTGTAGATTTGCCTGCTGTGTATAGCCCTACCTTCCACAGTCTCCCAGCGTTCAAAACTCAATTAATGAGGCTGTCCAAAATGAAACCAGACACGTGTCGCATTAAAGGGCAAGTAGCACGTCAACAACCATTGCCTGCATCTTGATCTATTGGAAACACAGCCTTGTTCACCCTGGAATAGCTGGTAGTCTTAAGCAAGGCTGTGACCAGAAGTACTGGTTCTGCTCCCTCAGCCTTATGATGGAAGCCATCGTAGATGTGATGGGGATCTTACCTATTACCTCAACCTTTAGGTCAATATCCAGGATTCCACTGTCATTCTTCAGCCTGACTTTGTAATCCCCACAGTCCTTTCTCTCTGCATTGGAGATGGACAGCATGGTGAAGGTGTCTGTTTTATCAACACGAATCCTTGAGTCATCTCCCAGTTCTATTTTGTCCTTTAGCCACATTGCTCTGACTGGAAGCCGGCCCTCAAAAGGGATCTTGATCACAACTTTCTCCCCTGCCTTGGCCACAGTAGGAACGCTCATTAAGTTTTTTAGGAGAATTTCGTTCACCTGTGGAGGATCTAAAACAACAGTGCAAGGTCATTAAAAACTGCAGATCAAAGAGGATAAGGCTAACCTTGGAGGGAAGGACTTTCCCCCGTTCATTGCTGCTCTATATTCCAAACATACATTCCAAATAGTTTAATTTGGTTCTCTGGGGGCTTATCCAAATCAGTCCATGACGCTGCAAAAGCATGTACCTTCACCTTCATTTGTACACTCAGTGCTTCACACTGTGCACTTTGCTACAGGACAATTTTCAAATAGCATTTATGGCATCAATTTGCTCCTTTGCACGGGAGCAAATTTTTATCAGCAGCACAAGAATGAAGAGCCTGGTTTAGTAAAGCAATATGTGCACCCACCAAGTCTTTAAATTCATAGTGAGAAGCTTTGCACGAAGGCTCCACAGTTACATTTTTATGTACCAGCTTGTTACATCTCCCAGATACTAATTACAATTAAATCCCAATAGCCAACAATGGGTCCTGAGTGGACCTGCCCCATTTCAAGCACTGCAAGGCCAGCATTCTGCATTGAAAGCATGGGTCGTTTGAACAGACTCACCTTCAACAAAAATTGAAGCTTCAGTTTTTATATCTCCAGCTTCAAACCTATACTTCCCAGCATGAATGTCTTCTACTTTGCTAATAATGAGTTTGTGGACTAGACCTTCCTTCTCCAAAGTGACTCCTTCCATGCTTGTTAACTACAAGATAAAGATAAAGAGTACTTTCattcttaaattaaaataaaaaggaaacatttatgAATGTCACACGTTTCATTTCAATATTATCCTGGGATTACGTACCTGCTGACTAATTCACCACCACAAAGGCTTGAATCAAAGTTCATTACCATAAATAGAAGCGTTAATTGTACCTCTGCCCCTAAAATACTACTGTCACCAAAGCCTCTTTTTCTATTCTTAATGCTAAAACTTTGGTCCAGGCTCCAGGATGGCACCTTGGAACTTCTGACAGTATCACACAGATCCCACAGTCTGACCTGGGTTGCTTAATGTTCTTTTGGGATATAGAATATGATGCCTACACTTGATTCTAAGCACTAATCTGAATGAGTACTTCTGGTGTTATGCCTGCCTGAAGATCATTTGAaggttttcctttattttttgggTATCTCTCTGAcaaaccaaagaaaagaaaaaggattgcagcacaaagttttctttccatttcatggCCTCATTTCATCGCCACCTATGTAAaagaatcatagactggcttAGGGTGGAAGGAACCATAAAggtcatctggttccaaccctcaaatggaaaacacaaaggaaaatccAAAGCTTCCTAAGGAGGCAAGGATGGAAATGTCTTGAAGCaggaaggtgaaaaaaaatcttggtgAGTTTCTAACCAGAATATTTAAACAGTCTCCTTCTAGGACCATACTCAGAGCAGAGGGATGGGCATCTTGACATGATACTCAATGAGAAGTGAAGTCAGAGAGCAGGGCATTACCAAGTGAAGAAAACAGGCTGGAGGACACTTACCTTTAACCCATCCTTAAACCAGGTTCCTGTTAAGTCGTGTCTATTGACAGCACACGACAGCTCAGTTGGTTCCCCTTTCAGGACTCTGACATCAGCTAACTGCTTGTTGACACGAGAGCGTGGAGCTGAAAGTTCAGacaagaaaatgttgaaaagagGCTAAGTCTGTCTTGCACTGACAGAAAGTGCAATGAGGAGAAAAGACAGTTTTGGTTTCTTTAAATACATCTACCTCAGGCATAACACattgtggtgggttttttttaatgatgatgTTGGCCAGCTGCACTGAAGGACATTCTAGTTGGCTGCATACAATGCAGTCCTTGGATGTACAATATACTTCTCGTGTGCTTCTTGCAGTTCCACTAGGCATGTACAGCCCCTCCACCATACACATAAGTTTTCTTATCTTTACAGGTTTTGATGCTGTCATCTTGCTAGTGCAGCCACTGTTAACATTCAAATGGCTGCATACACAACATTCTTCTCTCCTGAGCGTTCTCTAGCCTCACATCTCCCAGTCTCTACAAATATAAAGGGCTGAACCACCCGAAATGGAGGACCCAGAGCTTGTTCTTGTTTGTACCAAAACGCAAAGATCAGTGGCACAGAATTAAACACATACCTTTCAGATCATCCAGGTGACGAcgtcttctgttttctgtactttCTGTACTCTTCAAGAAATCACCTGCTTTAATATCAAGGCTAGGTCCCTGTTTTCTCTGGCTTACTGAAGGACCACCATGAAGGGCTGACATCTGATCAGAACCCTGTGAACTTTGACTGAGAATACCTGGCTTCCACCCACTAAACAATTTATCGTGGAATTTGCCCTCTGCACCTCCAAAGGAGGAATCCCTGTCATAAGGAGAGCCTGACTGTCCTAAATCCCTGGCCTCAGCCCTAGCATCACCTTGACCGGAAAGTGATTCTCTGTCGTGGGATGAACCTTTGTGCTCTGATCCTCTCAAATCACTGGCAGTCCCCTTCCCAGCTTCACCATATGGAGATTTGCCAGCACGTGAGTCCAGCCCATACTCACCAGCCTTTCCAACAGCACCAACCATACCTTCTTTACCATGGACTGAGTACAACTCACTCCCATCGCCTCCCAGTCTGCTAGCACCGCTTTCCCCAGCCCTGGATCCAGCTGACCCATGTGCAGATCCAGCACCTCGTATGGCAGAGCCACCAACACCCCCACCTACTGAGGATAaggcagctcctcctgctccacCCAGAGACCCTTGAGCTCTGCCCAGCATAGCATCCCGACCATGGTGAGATCCCACCACTTCTTCGCCTCCTGAAGGAAAATGAGTGGCTCCTgacccagctgctgctgagagacCATCTTTTCCATAGGAAGAGCCAGCGTCCCTTACACCAGCTATACTACCACCAGCCCCAGCTGGGAGACCATCCTTCCCATATGGAGACCCAGCTGCCCCTGCACCAGCTAAACCTGCTACACCAACACCAGCCCCAGCTGGGAGACCATCCTTCCCATATGGAGACCCAACACCCCCGGCACCAGCTAAACCTGCAGCACCAACACCAGCTAAACCTGCACCAATaccagccccagctccagctgGGAGACCATCCTTCCCAAATGGAGACCCAACTCCCCCTGCACCAGCTAAACCTGCACCATCAAcaccagccccagctccagccccagctgggaGACCATCCTTCCCAAAAGGAGATCCAACTCCACCTGCACCAGCTAAACCTGCAGCACCAACACCAGCCCCAGCCAGGAGACCATCTGTTAAATATGGAGACCCAACAGCCCCTACACCAGCTAAACCTGCACCAATACCATCCCCAGCTCCAGCTGGGAGACCATCCTTCCCAAATGGAATCCCAACTCCACCTGCACCAGTTAAACCTGCAGCACCAACACCAGCTAAACCTGCAGCACCAACACCAGCCCCAGCTCCAACTGGGAGACCATCCTTCCCATATGGAGACCCAGCTGCCCCTGCACCAGCTAAACCTGCACCATCAACACCAGCCCCAGCTGGGAGACCATCCTTCCCAAATGGAATCCCAACTCCCCCTGCACCAGCTAAACCTGCAGCACCAACACCAGCTCCAGCTGGGAGACCATCCTTCCCAAATGGAATCCCAACTCCACCTGCACCAGCCAAACCTGCAGCACCAACACCAGCTCCAGCTGGGAGACCATCCTTCCCAAATGGAATCCCAACTCCACCTGCACCAGCCAAAcctgcagcaccagccccagctccagctgGGAGACCATCCTTCCCATATGGAAACCCAACTCCCCCTACACCAGCTAAACCTGCACCACCAacaccagctccagctccagctgggaGACCATCCTTCCCATATGGAGACCCAGCTGCCCCTGCACCAGCTAAACCTGCACCGCCAACACCAGCTAAACCTGCAGCACCAATACCAGCCCCAGCTCCAACTGGGAGACCATCCTTCCCATATGGAGACCCAGCTGCCCCTGCACCAGCTAAACCTGCAGCACCAACACCAGCTAAACTTGCAGCACCAACACCAGCCCCAGCAGGGAGACCATCCTTCCCAAATGGAGACCCAACTCCCCCGGTACCAGCTAAATCTGCAGCACCAACACCAGATAAACCTGCACCACCAACACCAGCTAAACCTGCACCATCAACACCAGCCCCAGCTGGGAGACCATCCTTCCCAAATGGAATCCCAACTCCCCCTGCACCAGCTAAACCTGCAGCACCAACACCAGCTCCAGCTGGGAGACCATCCTTCCCAAATGGAATCCCAACTCCACCTGCACCAGCCAAACCTGCAGCACCAACACCAGCTCCAGCTGGGAGACCATCCTTCCCAAATGGAATCCCAACTCCACCTGCACCAGCCAAAcctgcagcaccagccccagctccagctgGGAGACCATCCTTCCCATATGGAAACCCAACTCCCCCTACACCAGCTAAACCTGCAGCACCAACACCAGCTAAACCTGCAGCACCAACACCAGCCCCAGCAGGGAGACCATCCTTCCCAAATGGAGACCCAACTCCCCCTGCACCAGCTAAACCTGCAGCACCAACACCAGCTAAACCTGCAGCACCAACACCAGCCCCAGCAGGGAGACCATCCTTCCCAAATGGAGACCCAACTCCCCCTGCACCAGTGCCACCAATGACAGCCCCAGCTGGGAGTCCATCTTTTCCATATAACGGCCCAAATTGCCCTGCACCAGCTGCACCAGCTGCACCAGCTGCACCAGCTGCACCAGCTGCACCAGCTGCACCAGCTGCACCAGCTGCACCAGCTGCACCAGCTGCACCAGCTGCACCAGCTGCACCAGCTGCACCAGCTGCACCAGCTGCACCAGCTGCACCCTTTCCATACATAGAGCCGGCACCTTCCAAACCAGCACCACCAAGCCCTGCTTCCATTCCTGCTGGTAAACCATCCTTTCCATAAGGTTCACTTGACTGACCGTGCTTACCATACAGATCCCCCCTTTTAGCATCAACACCTGCCCCAACTGGCAGACCATCTGGACCGTATAAAA is part of the Lagopus muta isolate bLagMut1 chromosome 24, bLagMut1 primary, whole genome shotgun sequence genome and encodes:
- the IGFN1 gene encoding immunoglobulin-like and fibronectin type III domain-containing protein 1 isoform X48, yielding MTTRPGVKTLQKSSIRGVHITQFVDKIPKGCSTPDFERKPVSLTLQEGKNAIFRAVVKGVPAPEVKWKRAKGEINDPAKYLMFYSPATSEHILQINKITAGDSDLYRCFAVNEYGEASCSAGLRIIQVGFKRKANYVTGHPAEELKKSLQDLKKTLKKRAPLPKQKVLDKDAVFQLLLHADKKDYERICIKYGISDFRGMLRALQDLRKDTENEQAKLIHSIKYMEHIKVNKDGSASFTVEMDLKSASSNIYLLKDGEKVRYGTGDEYRKYYLRQIGKRYHFIVNDVHPEDAGLYQVKVEDVPIFSTELDAESIPVRFQKPLSDLHCHEDEDVVFDCVLRTPCFDAVWLHKAHPLEASEKHQISVSPDGLNHQLIIKNAVTTDSGLYTLDTGLCSSRAWLLVEHVREAKIQDEEHEKSDHQKGTPDKGRAKRLKHGEYVGDEDHPMDAGMKRGGWHRSDHGGGQGYSPDADGEFKLLGKEGLHKIGDEIVGPGQFAREEDTGLKFGEDKVGLRHVQSQGSMSGRGDTDDGLGGGTKSHSVDGRHDSMLGAADVDMGDAEGANSWHDKNTKLGDASSGAAFGGMKSLDATDGSSVSGGINLGSARMGGAHSVYSKDGLPAAVDMNAVSINREGEIGSPYSKGNLLVDAGGHVGQAGMSGLLYGAGGVPAGDGGRPGAGGSFVGEMEVLYGPDGLPVGAGVDAKRGDLYGKHGQSSEPYGKDGLPAGMEAGLGGAGLEGAGSMYGKGAAGAAGAAGAAGAAGAAGAAGAAGAAGAAGAAGAAGAAGAAGAAGAAGAGQFGPLYGKDGLPAGAVIGGTGAGGVGSPFGKDGLPAGAGVGAAGLAGVGAAGLAGAGAAGSPYGKDGLPAGAGAGVGGAGLAGAGGVGSPFGKDGLPAGAGAGIGAGLAGVGAAGLAGAGGVGSPYGKDGLPAGAGVGVAGLAGAGAAGSPYGKDGLPAGAGGSIAGVRDAGSSYGKDGLSAAAGSGATHFPSGGEEVVGSHHGRDAMLGRAQGSLGGAGGAALSSVGGGVGGSAIRGAGSAHGSAGSRAGESGASRLGGDGSELYSVHGKEGMVGAVGKAGEYGLDSRAGKSPYGEAGKGTASDLRGSEHKGSSHDRESLSGQGDARAEARDLGQSGSPYDRDSSFGGAEGKFHDKLFSGWKPGILSQSSQGSDQMSALHGGPSVSQRKQGPSLDIKAGDFLKSTESTENRRRRHLDDLKAPRSRVNKQLADVRVLKGEPTELSCAVNRHDLTGTWFKDGLKLTSMEGVTLEKEGLVHKLIISKVEDIHAGKYRFEAGDIKTEASIFVEDPPQVNEILLKNLMSVPTVAKAGEKVVIKIPFEGRLPVRAMWLKDKIELGDDSRIRVDKTDTFTMLSISNAERKDCGDYKVRLKNDSGILDIDLKVEVIDKPQRPAGPLKIVESSANDVTIQWNPPKDDGGKPVQNYIIEKQQVGKSDWVTLGETPRSCTTFTTSKVEQDMSYYFRVRAVNAEGSSDALESNEVVTISKATPGAPDPPEIVGVSKDTITISWKAPRKSGSSRISGYIVQKRKMGSVTWVPVNSVPIADKKLKVTDLKKGLQYEFCVAAVNASGMGDISAPSQAAFARDSTKPPGKVRDLKMAISDSSSVTLTWNVPEAEEGSGAKGYDVEMRSANSLSWTKCNIFPIETTTYKIKGLQTKETYFLRVRAINDCGPGEATELEAFTEVVRPVVFPRFIIDKTVKNFLLIKAGNAIRVNIPFEAPPDSVLTWLKDGASLPSRAKISTQDGTSQLLIKAAEFTDSGIYTVELTSGTGKRETFSFRVQVTDIPQPPGPIELRENVPNIVTVTWEPSTSEKWESNLYYTVMKRESQKGMWHVVGDLIYTNKFTYTSVIPGRDYYFRVVAKNYLGSSRPSDTAQPWRIRKQKADVQVRPQRYKGVNQNQPPRFLVPLKPHVVIAGTECRMSCAVGGHPPPKITWYKDGRDLSNNPCYFGTNNFGVCSLVIFGASKADEGDYMVEATNDLGHAFSKASLIVKDSCL